The stretch of DNA AATCGGGGCAAGACAACGACATGGCGGACAGCGACAGTCAGGCGCAGGGCGAAAGCATGGCTTTCGGCCGCTTCTGCCTCCATCCCGCCAAGCGTCTGCTCACGCGCGACGGGGCGCCGGTGGAAATCGGCGGGCGTTCCTTCGACCTGCTGATGGCGCTCGCCGAACAGCCGGGGCGGGTGCTCTCCAAGCGCGAGCTTCTGAAGCGCGTGTGGCCCGATGTCGTCGTCGAGGACGGCAGCCTGCGCTTTCACATGGCGGGCCTGCGCAAGCTGCTGGGCGAAGGCGCAGGGAGCGACAAGGACGCGGACGGTCCCCGCTTCATCGCCACGCAGGTCGGCGTCGGCTATGCCTTCGTCGCCCCGGTGCTCAGGACCGGCGCGCCAGCCGCCGAAGCCGCGACGCCTGCCCCGGAAATGCCAACCGGCTTCGCCACCAACATTCCCCCGCGCTGCCGCATCTGGTCGGGCGCGAGCAAGACGTCGAGCTGCTGCTGGCCCGCGTGGTCGACACCCCGCTGTTCACGATCGCCGGGCCTGCGGGCGTCGGCAAGACCTCGCTGCTGATCGAGATCGGCCATCGCCTGACGGCCCAGTTCGGCGGACGGGTGGCCTTCGTCGATTTCGCGATGCTGGAGAACCCGCACTGGTCCCGCCGATGATCGCGGGCGCCATGGGCCTGTCGGTGCCGGGCGGCGACCCTGCCGCCGTCATTCTGGGCCAGCTGCGCACCGCGCCGTTCCTGCTCCTGCTCGACAATTGCGAGCATGTGATCGACGAGGCCGCCGGGATCGTCGAGCGCATCACGCAGGCCGCGCCGCAGGTGCGCATCGTCACCACCTCGCGCGAGCCGCTGCGGGTCCGAGGCGAGCATGTCCATCGGCTCGATGCGCTGGCCTGTCCGCCGCAGG from Novosphingobium sp. 9 encodes:
- a CDS encoding transcriptional regulator, translated to MADSDSQAQGESMAFGRFCLHPAKRLLTRDGAPVEIGGRSFDLLMALAEQPGRVLSKRELLKRVWPDVVVEDGSLRFHMAGLRKLLGEGAGSDKDADGPRFIATQVGVGYAFVAPVLRTGAPAAEAATPAPEMPTGFATNIPPRCRIWSGASKTSSCCWPAWSTPRCSRSPGLRASARPRC